The proteins below are encoded in one region of Micromonospora pisi:
- a CDS encoding YbaB/EbfC family nucleoid-associated protein, whose protein sequence is MSSPLQNRIEQAFAEFEQQKIAISGIERKIEAAKTTVTAKNRAVTVTVDGRGDLVEVKFPTNAYRTMPPAELGSLLVETTKAAREQAREGAAELFQTILPAGMPILDMLNGSVDFDEMMSEAMRAANEPFPGAASSPNRPEESR, encoded by the coding sequence ATGTCCAGTCCGTTGCAGAACAGGATCGAACAGGCGTTTGCCGAGTTCGAGCAACAGAAGATTGCGATCTCCGGGATCGAGCGGAAGATCGAGGCGGCCAAGACGACGGTGACCGCGAAGAACCGAGCGGTCACCGTCACAGTGGACGGTCGGGGCGACCTGGTAGAGGTCAAGTTTCCCACCAACGCGTACCGGACCATGCCCCCCGCCGAGTTGGGCAGCCTGCTGGTGGAGACCACCAAGGCGGCCCGGGAACAGGCACGAGAAGGCGCCGCGGAACTGTTCCAGACGATCCTGCCGGCGGGCATGCCGATCCTCGACATGCTCAACGGGTCGGTCGACTTCGACGAGATGATGAGCGAGGCCATGCGGGCGGCCAACGAGCCGTTCCCGGGTGCGGCCTCGTCGCCGAACCGACCCGAGGAGTCGCGATGA